A region from the Triticum aestivum cultivar Chinese Spring chromosome 3D, IWGSC CS RefSeq v2.1, whole genome shotgun sequence genome encodes:
- the LOC123079110 gene encoding uncharacterized protein isoform X2 → MCVCASCFTYDSEKELLCRLPTSRISYLWSGATKQFMRKYVEAPNVFHLQFPPWTPPRSWAPPPPTRAPTGSTGWASPSWASATTAASSPLTLRTSTGTPPSRIQQQRLGRGRRWRIGHPIPPVVDQTEGMIKSSRSGGRDFYC, encoded by the exons ATGTGTGTGTGTGCTAGCTGCTTCACATACGACTCAGAGAAAGAATTGCTTTGCAG GTTGCCAACATCACGAATTTCATACTTATGGAGTGGAGCCACCAAACAATTTATGAG GAAATATGTTGAAGCACCGAATGTATTCCATTTGCA ATTTCCGCCATGGACGCCGCCTCGCTCATGGGCTCCTCCTCCGCCGACGCGCGCACCGACGGGGAGCACCGGATGGGCATCACCATCATGGGCGTCTGCTACGACGGCGGCGTCCTCGCCGCTGACACTCAGGACCAGCACCGGTACCCCCCCCTCGCGGATCCAACAACAGCGGCTAGGTCGGGGTCGGAGATGGCGCATCGGCCATCCGATTCCGCCGGTCGTAGATCAAACAGAGGGCATGATAAAGTCCAGCAGAAGTGGTGGCCGGGATTTTTACTGTTAA
- the LOC123079110 gene encoding uncharacterized protein isoform X1 → MCVCASCFTYDSEKELLCSFRLPTSRISYLWSGATKQFMRKYVEAPNVFHLQFPPWTPPRSWAPPPPTRAPTGSTGWASPSWASATTAASSPLTLRTSTGTPPSRIQQQRLGRGRRWRIGHPIPPVVDQTEGMIKSSRSGGRDFYC, encoded by the exons ATGTGTGTGTGTGCTAGCTGCTTCACATACGACTCAGAGAAAGAATTGCTTTGCAG TTTCAGGTTGCCAACATCACGAATTTCATACTTATGGAGTGGAGCCACCAAACAATTTATGAG GAAATATGTTGAAGCACCGAATGTATTCCATTTGCA ATTTCCGCCATGGACGCCGCCTCGCTCATGGGCTCCTCCTCCGCCGACGCGCGCACCGACGGGGAGCACCGGATGGGCATCACCATCATGGGCGTCTGCTACGACGGCGGCGTCCTCGCCGCTGACACTCAGGACCAGCACCGGTACCCCCCCCTCGCGGATCCAACAACAGCGGCTAGGTCGGGGTCGGAGATGGCGCATCGGCCATCCGATTCCGCCGGTCGTAGATCAAACAGAGGGCATGATAAAGTCCAGCAGAAGTGGTGGCCGGGATTTTTACTGTTAA